From a single Sus scrofa isolate TJ Tabasco breed Duroc chromosome 13, Sscrofa11.1, whole genome shotgun sequence genomic region:
- the LOC110256239 gene encoding olfactory receptor 5AC1-like encodes MEEENKTLVTEFVLIGLTDLLGWQIPLFLVFLVIYLTTMVGNLGLIFLIWKDPHLHTPMYLFLGSLAFADACSSSSVTPKMLINFLSNSHLIPLSDCMAQFYFFGFSATTECFLLVVMAYDRYVAICNPLLYPVVISTRLCIQFIGVSYFTGFLHSAIHIGFLFRLSFCRSNIIHHFYCEILQVFKISCTDPTVNILLVFIFSAFIQVFTFIAIIVSYTGVLFAILKNKSEKGRSKTFNTCSAHLLSVSLFYGTLFFMYVRPASGPSEGHGKIYSLFYTIIIPLLNPFIYSLRNKEVIGALRRKLKK; translated from the coding sequence atggaagaagaaaataagacacTGGTGACTGAGTTTGTCCTCATAGGACTTACAGATCTTCTGGGGTGGCAGATCCCCCTGTTCCTGGTGTTCTTGGTCATCTACCTCACCACCATGGTGGGCAACCTTGGACTGATTTTTCTTATCTGGAAGGACCCCCAtcttcacacccccatgtacttatTCCTGGGCAGTTTAGCCTTTGCAGATGCTTGTTCTTCATCCTCTGTGACTCCCAAGATGCTTATAAATTTTTTATCAAACAGTCATTTGATACCTCTCTCTGACTGTATggcccagttttatttttttggtttcagtGCCACCACAGAATGTTTCCTCCTGGtggtgatggcctatgaccgctatgtagcCATATGCAACCCCTTGCTTTATCCAGTGGTGATATCTACTAGACTCTGCATTCAGTTTATAGGTGTTTCATATTTCACTGGTTTTCTACATTCAGCAATTCACATAGGATTTTTATTTAGATTAAGTTTCTGCAGGTCCAACATAATACATCATTTCTACTGTGAAATTTTACAAGTCTTCAAAATTTCTTGCACTGATCCTACAGTTAATATACTTttggttttcatcttttcagcCTTTATACAAGTCTTCACTTTTATAGCCATAATAGTCTCTTATACTGGTGTCCTTTTTGCCATCCTGAAAAATAAGTCTGAAAAGGGCAGGAGCAAAACCTTTAACACGTGcagtgcccacctgctctctgtTTCCTTGTTCTATGGAACTCTCTTCTTCATGTATGTACGTCCTGCGTCTGGTCCCTCTGAAGGTCatggcaaaatatattctttattttacacaATAATAATTCCTTTActaaatccttttatttat